GAATTTCAACTTTTTTAGAAAATTTGTAGCATATATTTTCTAAAATACTAACAGTTGGTTTTTTAGCCATATTTTTTAGCTCTTCAATCTCATTAGAATAATCTTTTCCCAAAAAAACGTTATTTTCATATTCTGAGTCCCAAAGTCCGCTTACGCCTTCGCTGATTGCTTTTAAAATCTCTTCTTTATTTTTGTTTCCTTTTTTAATCATACTATATGCCGTAACCAATACAGCATCACCTATATAATCTAAAGAGTATTCAAAGGCACTAGATGCATAATGAACATCATATAGCGATTTAAAATATTGGAAATCTCTTTCATCCGCAAATGGCTCAATAAGTTTAAAAGATTCAAAAAAATCTCTATCATCGATAACCATATCATCAACAGCTCTATACTTTGATACCGGCTCCATCACTATTTCAGTACCAAACTCATTTATTATCATCTTTGTTTTTGCCAAACTATTTACAACTTTACCATTGATTTTTACATAAAAATACTCTTTTTTCGGATAATCAAAATTAAAATCTTTTTTCTTAATAAAAGAGCAGATTTTTTCTATAGTATCTTGTTCATCAACATCTAAAACAAAACTTTTGTAATATGGCAGATAATCCATTTTTGCATTGAAAAAAAATGCTTTTACATTTAGTCTCATAAAAGCTCCTTTTATTATCCAATTCTACTACTAACACATTCTATCAAAAAAGATATTTCTTTTAGCTTTTTAAACTTCTATGTGCAATCTCTTCCAATAAAACTGTTGCATAACTTCCCTTAGGCAAAAAAAATCCAAGCTCCACCCAAGCATTATCCTCTTTATATTCAAACTTTAAATCTTGCGGAAAAACCCATGCAAAACGTCTATCACCAAAAATCTTTATTCTCTCATCATCAAAATCTTTCTCAATATCCCTAGCTAAACCATTGCTCCTTTTCACCTTTACTCCCGCCAAAAGCCCCGTTGGTGAAATATCTCTGTTTTGAAATCTTTTTGATTCATCAATCACATTTTCTATCTCAAAAAACTTTCCGAAAGGATAATGGCCCGATAGATCACCGGGCAGCAACTTGAAAAACTGCTTTTGATTTTTAAGCTCATCTATAATTCCACTTGGAAGGTTCAAGAGATTTTTTAGTTCATTTTTTTTAAAAGAGTTTACAAGTTTTGAGATCTCCACTCTTTTTGAAAGCCAAAGATTGAAAAGGTAGCTTTGGTATGCATTTATAAAGAGTTTCTCTTTCTTTTTGTTTCTCTCTTTTCTTTTTTGTTCTACTATCTCTTTTCCTATAATATAGTTTTCCCCATCAACTCCAAATCTTTGATACCCAAAAAAGTTTGGCACTCCCTCTTTATCAATAATTTTTAAGACATTTTCTATCTTTTTTGCGTCAACCGGCATAACTTTTTTTAGTCTTATAAAAAACCTGTTTCCTTTTAAATGACCGATTCTTAGTTTATTTTTATGTCTTGTGATCTCTATTATCTTGATATTTTTATGAGAAAAACTTTTTAAATCTTCTTCAAATTTTTTGTTTATAGAGATATATTGATACGTAAGCGCGTTTTTATCTTTTAGACCGGCATAACCTATATCTTTTAACTTTACTCCAAGTTGCTCGCTAAAAGCTTGAAGCATCTGCCATGTAGTAAGATTTTTCTTTCTAACTTTAAGTACAAGATGCTCCCCATCACCGCTAAAAGGATATAAAGGCTCCTCTTCTACGACAAAAGTTTCAGGGGATTGTTTAAAATAAAAATCTATTGGTGAGTGGTCTAAAAAAAATAGTCTATTCATCAGTTTCCTTCAAAAACCCTTCATAATCCAAAATCTTTACTCCACAATCTATAAACTTTTTATCATTTGTTAAAAATATTTCACATTTATTCTCTTTAGCGCAAAAACATTGAAGCGTATCTTCTAAATCCCTATTATGCTTTAAAGCATATGCAATAGCACTTTTTATAACATTTTTGCCAAAAGGAACGATATGCCAATCATTTAATACAGCTTGAAAAAATTTTAATGTCTTTTCTTTATCTTTTGTAATATAATAGAATGTGCTCAACATATCTTCACTTATATAAACTTCATAATCTAAAAG
This Nitrosophilus labii DNA region includes the following protein-coding sequences:
- the truD gene encoding tRNA pseudouridine(13) synthase TruD, which codes for MNRLFFLDHSPIDFYFKQSPETFVVEEEPLYPFSGDGEHLVLKVRKKNLTTWQMLQAFSEQLGVKLKDIGYAGLKDKNALTYQYISINKKFEEDLKSFSHKNIKIIEITRHKNKLRIGHLKGNRFFIRLKKVMPVDAKKIENVLKIIDKEGVPNFFGYQRFGVDGENYIIGKEIVEQKRKERNKKKEKLFINAYQSYLFNLWLSKRVEISKLVNSFKKNELKNLLNLPSGIIDELKNQKQFFKLLPGDLSGHYPFGKFFEIENVIDESKRFQNRDISPTGLLAGVKVKRSNGLARDIEKDFDDERIKIFGDRRFAWVFPQDLKFEYKEDNAWVELGFFLPKGSYATVLLEEIAHRSLKS
- a CDS encoding type II toxin-antitoxin system VapC family toxin, translating into MKSKIFLDTNIVLDILIKKRLNHKYRKTLIDRLLDYEVYISEDMLSTFYYITKDKEKTLKFFQAVLNDWHIVPFGKNVIKSAIAYALKHNRDLEDTLQCFCAKENKCEIFLTNDKKFIDCGVKILDYEGFLKETDE